Proteins co-encoded in one Pirellulales bacterium genomic window:
- a CDS encoding c-type cytochrome domain-containing protein, producing the protein MLTSGFSHLPAGCLAILGAILCGTLLCNAVQADEPAPAAAPVVFSKDVASVLVQKCLACHGAADPKGDYQLTTFESLLKPGASTSAAVTPGKADESELLRLISSTDKDERMPKDGDPLSPEQIATIKRWIEEGAKFDAPDPKAPLASIVPRLPHPDAPESYRVAVPVTALAFSPNGQELAASGYNEITIWNPTNGSLVRRIKNVPQRVLGLAYNPDGTLLAAAGGTPGQSGEVTLYDPAQGTVVRNLGSMPDVAWGVAFNPAGNRLAACGADRSIRLYDVASGKEERVIEDHADWVMAIAWNHDGTRIASASRDKTSKMFDAATGESLVTYPGHGEQVFGVAFNADSTQVLSTGRDKKVHVWKPADAAKIGEIAGFGQEVYDIVVQAGQIFCCSADKTARQFEAAERKPVRNYEGHADWVYSMAYHDGSKRLATGSFDGEVRVWNTADGALVTSFRAAPGLAAPAPPAAAQAAAK; encoded by the coding sequence ATGCTTACGAGCGGTTTTTCCCATCTGCCGGCCGGCTGTCTAGCAATTCTTGGCGCAATTTTGTGCGGCACGTTGCTGTGTAACGCCGTGCAGGCCGACGAACCCGCGCCGGCTGCGGCGCCGGTGGTGTTCTCGAAGGACGTGGCGTCGGTCCTGGTGCAAAAGTGCCTGGCCTGCCACGGAGCGGCCGACCCCAAAGGTGACTACCAGCTGACGACGTTTGAATCGTTGCTCAAGCCGGGGGCCAGCACCTCGGCCGCGGTCACGCCCGGCAAGGCCGACGAGAGCGAGCTGTTGCGGTTGATCTCTTCGACCGACAAGGACGAACGAATGCCCAAGGACGGCGACCCGCTGTCGCCTGAACAAATCGCGACGATCAAGCGCTGGATCGAAGAAGGGGCAAAATTCGACGCCCCCGACCCGAAGGCACCCCTGGCATCGATCGTTCCGCGGCTGCCTCATCCGGACGCTCCGGAGAGCTATCGTGTCGCGGTTCCGGTGACGGCGCTGGCCTTTAGCCCCAACGGCCAGGAGTTGGCCGCCAGCGGCTATAACGAGATCACAATCTGGAATCCCACGAATGGCTCCCTCGTGCGGCGCATCAAGAACGTGCCGCAGCGGGTGTTGGGATTGGCCTACAACCCGGACGGCACATTGCTAGCGGCCGCGGGCGGCACGCCCGGCCAATCGGGCGAAGTCACGCTGTACGACCCGGCCCAAGGGACCGTGGTGCGCAACCTGGGATCGATGCCGGATGTGGCCTGGGGCGTGGCGTTCAACCCGGCCGGCAATCGGTTGGCAGCCTGCGGAGCCGACCGCTCGATCCGCCTGTACGACGTCGCCAGCGGCAAAGAAGAACGGGTGATCGAGGACCATGCCGACTGGGTAATGGCAATTGCCTGGAATCACGACGGCACCCGAATCGCCTCGGCCAGCCGCGACAAAACGTCCAAAATGTTCGACGCCGCAACCGGCGAGTCGTTGGTCACCTATCCTGGGCATGGCGAACAAGTGTTTGGCGTGGCCTTCAACGCCGATTCAACCCAGGTGCTATCGACTGGGCGTGACAAAAAGGTACACGTGTGGAAACCGGCCGACGCGGCCAAGATCGGCGAGATCGCCGGCTTTGGACAGGAAGTCTATGATATCGTCGTCCAGGCGGGTCAGATCTTTTGCTGTTCGGCCGACAAGACGGCCCGGCAATTCGAAGCGGCCGAGCGCAAGCCGGTCCGCAACTACGAGGGGCATGCCGACTGGGTCTATTCGATGGCCTATCACGACGGCTCAAAACGGCTGGCGACCGGTAGCTTCGATGGCGAGGTGCGCGTCTGGAACACCGCCGACGGTGCCCTCGTAACCTCGTTCAGGGCAGCGCCCGGGCTTGCCGCGCCCGCCCCACCCGCCGCGGCCCAGGCCGCCGCAAAGTAA
- a CDS encoding DUF1553 domain-containing protein — protein MRHINKLSIQAMRCAALVAVVLACTRGAVAEPQAGDVQLAPIVVGTPERIEVQPASIQLLTPQRRMHILVSGFYAGGEVQDLTRAAQFASNNEQVVRVEQGVAVPVGDGKAEIAVTVGGQTAKVAVEVSNFGKPENVSFQYGTLVALSKQGCNMGACHGSPSGKGGFRLSLRAYDPVVDTETLVREAFNRRTNVYEPDSSLLLRKPLMEIAHGGGRRLKKTDPSYELLHDWIAQGCQADPADAPQCVKVEVYPRQRVLRRPAHTQQMLVLANFSDGSVRDITNIACYSSSDESVATVDNNGLVVGLDRGESAILVRYLEKMETASLVFLKDIEGFKWNDPAENNFVDHDVFEKLRQLQILPSEVCNDEEFVRRVYLDVIGELPSVAEAQAYLADQSADKRAKLVDALLERPEYADFWAMKWADLLRLRGNKVTPSGVHKFHRWLVAALRDNMPADKFAQTLLLADGSTYANPAANFFRTAADTNDCTETTSQLFLGIRIQCAKCHNHPFERWTQDNYYGIGAFFNRIQKKPGMTAEEQIVWVSRSGEVTQPRTGKQMKPWLPLKGDADVPGDEDRRESFARWLTAPDNPFFAKVEVNRMWGHLLGRGVVEPVDDFRDSNPPSSAALLDHLAKDFVQHGFDRKHTMRTILNSRTYQLSSRKNDFNRMDTKYFSHATTRLLSAEQLLDAICRVTGVAEKFAGLPEGTRATQLPSPDVDNYFLKVFGQPARETACQCERSSDSNLSQALQMINGPLVHSKVRDEKNRLRTLVTGGKSDNDVVGELYLAALSRPPSEAELGAASKHITASGDRMRGLEDVCWALLNANEFLFQH, from the coding sequence ATGCGGCACATAAACAAGCTCTCGATCCAGGCGATGCGTTGCGCGGCGCTGGTGGCTGTAGTGCTGGCGTGTACTCGCGGCGCCGTGGCCGAACCACAGGCTGGCGACGTGCAGCTCGCCCCGATCGTGGTGGGCACGCCCGAACGGATCGAAGTGCAGCCGGCCTCGATTCAGTTGCTGACGCCGCAGCGCCGGATGCACATCCTGGTCAGTGGCTTTTATGCCGGCGGAGAAGTCCAAGATCTGACCCGGGCCGCGCAATTCGCCTCGAACAATGAGCAGGTCGTCCGTGTCGAGCAAGGCGTGGCTGTGCCGGTGGGCGACGGCAAAGCCGAGATCGCGGTCACCGTCGGTGGCCAGACGGCCAAAGTCGCCGTCGAGGTGAGCAACTTCGGCAAGCCGGAGAACGTGTCCTTTCAATATGGCACGCTGGTCGCACTCTCGAAGCAAGGCTGCAACATGGGAGCCTGCCACGGTTCCCCCAGCGGCAAGGGGGGCTTCCGCCTGTCGTTGCGGGCCTACGATCCGGTCGTCGATACCGAGACCCTGGTACGCGAGGCTTTCAATCGCCGTACCAACGTCTACGAACCAGACTCCAGCTTGCTGTTGCGCAAGCCGCTAATGGAGATCGCGCACGGCGGCGGTCGCCGCTTGAAGAAGACTGACCCCAGCTACGAGTTGCTGCACGATTGGATCGCGCAGGGTTGCCAGGCCGATCCGGCCGACGCACCCCAATGTGTCAAAGTCGAGGTCTATCCGCGGCAGCGAGTGCTGCGCCGTCCGGCGCACACACAGCAAATGCTGGTGCTCGCTAACTTCTCGGACGGCAGCGTGCGCGACATTACCAACATCGCCTGCTATTCCAGCTCGGACGAGAGTGTGGCCACGGTCGACAACAACGGCCTGGTCGTGGGACTGGATCGTGGCGAGAGCGCGATCCTGGTGCGGTACCTGGAAAAAATGGAAACCGCCTCGCTCGTGTTCCTGAAAGACATCGAAGGGTTCAAGTGGAACGATCCGGCCGAGAACAACTTCGTCGATCACGATGTGTTCGAGAAGTTGCGGCAATTGCAGATTTTGCCCTCGGAAGTGTGCAACGACGAAGAATTCGTGCGACGCGTTTATCTGGACGTGATCGGCGAGTTGCCCAGCGTGGCCGAGGCACAAGCCTATCTAGCCGACCAGTCGGCCGACAAGCGGGCCAAGCTGGTCGACGCCCTGCTTGAACGGCCCGAGTATGCGGACTTCTGGGCGATGAAATGGGCCGACCTGCTGCGGCTGCGCGGCAACAAGGTCACGCCGTCGGGCGTACACAAGTTCCATCGCTGGTTGGTGGCGGCCCTGCGTGACAACATGCCGGCCGACAAGTTTGCCCAGACGCTGCTGCTGGCCGATGGCAGCACGTATGCCAATCCGGCGGCCAATTTCTTTCGCACGGCGGCCGACACCAACGATTGCACCGAGACGACGTCGCAGTTGTTCTTGGGCATTCGCATTCAGTGCGCCAAGTGCCACAACCATCCGTTCGAGCGCTGGACGCAAGACAACTATTACGGCATTGGCGCCTTCTTCAATCGCATTCAGAAGAAGCCGGGCATGACGGCCGAAGAGCAAATAGTGTGGGTTTCGCGCAGCGGCGAAGTGACCCAGCCGCGCACTGGCAAACAGATGAAGCCCTGGCTCCCCCTGAAGGGGGACGCCGACGTGCCGGGTGATGAAGATCGCCGCGAGTCCTTCGCACGCTGGCTGACGGCGCCGGACAATCCGTTCTTTGCCAAGGTGGAAGTCAACCGCATGTGGGGCCACTTGCTGGGGCGTGGCGTGGTCGAGCCGGTGGACGATTTCCGCGATTCGAATCCGCCGTCGAGCGCGGCGCTGTTGGATCATCTGGCCAAGGATTTTGTGCAGCACGGATTCGATCGCAAGCACACCATGCGGACGATCCTCAACAGCCGCACGTATCAGCTCAGCTCGCGCAAGAATGATTTCAACCGGATGGACACCAAGTATTTTTCGCACGCCACCACGCGCCTGCTGAGTGCCGAGCAGTTGCTCGACGCGATCTGCCGGGTGACCGGCGTGGCCGAAAAATTCGCCGGCTTGCCGGAGGGGACCCGGGCCACGCAGCTGCCCAGCCCAGACGTGGATAACTACTTCCTAAAGGTCTTTGGCCAGCCAGCCCGCGAGACGGCCTGCCAGTGCGAGCGTTCCAGCGATTCGAATCTGTCGCAGGCATTGCAGATGATCAACGGCCCGCTGGTGCACTCCAAGGTTCGCGACGAGAAGAACCGGTTGCGCACGCTCGTTACCGGTGGCAAGAGCGACAACGACGTGGTGGGCGAGCTGTATTTGGCCGCGCTCTCGCGTCCGCCGAGCGAGGCCGAGTTAGGAGCCGCCAGCAAGCATATCACCGCCAGCGGAGACCGTATGCGCGGGCTAGAGGATGTCTGCTGGGCGCTGCTGAACGCCAACGAGTTCTTGTTTCAACACTAA
- a CDS encoding pre-peptidase C-terminal domain-containing protein codes for MSAFRSIASVVRARLLAVVALAFVAISWGVMGTRAIAQSPSISHTIPAALISGQPTDVVFYGGGLAAPTGVWWSMPTEAALTPALEKNGTEAGQVSYRVTVPPTVPVGIYGLRLATGQGISNVRLVMVDDLPSALDNSSNKTIATAQELALPSAVDGACEAESFDYYKFQGVAGQRVTAEVVARRLGYPLDPVLRLLDASGRELAYSDDAPGIGADCRLAYTLPAAGTYYFELRDIRYQGGGTHRYRLRLGNFPLSVTAYPLGGRRGSGAKVELAGYSTEELPSFTVPIPSDGSADRLAIAARFPRGQGSAMVNLATDGLTEQIEFEPNDTPETAAPLVLPSALNGRFDVPKDRDYYQFEAKQGQRWIFTGKTRSLGSPSDLYLRMLKADGGQVAEAEDTAGDEGVLDFTAPADGVYRLLVEDLLRRGGPEYVYRIEAEPYRAGFALAVEAEKLEAPKAGVFVAKVTCARRDYNGPITLSVQGAPEGLTLAGNTIAEGGKDTVLRVTLPASLEPGLCANIRIAGQAKIGEADFRTVASTLVPLKAAFNGWAYPPANLDGLIGLGVGPVFAEFFQISAPATTVPLPQIVATNSFKVAANRLNKFDDKIDLAVEGLPPGVTAKAAAIEKGKPDATIELSGPLAMAEGDYPFRVTAAATFQNQPQRAAIENLVLRVVKPIQLAATPAGPLAAGGKQTIGVKLTRFGDANGPVTIRFRSLPPGITGPAEVTVPEGQNDVALELAAAADAYAGKAALALTATTKVKDRAISLESDPVTLEITRP; via the coding sequence ATGAGCGCGTTTCGATCCATCGCGAGCGTAGTGCGTGCGCGACTGCTGGCAGTCGTTGCGCTGGCATTTGTTGCCATTTCCTGGGGCGTGATGGGGACCCGGGCGATTGCTCAATCTCCTTCGATCAGCCACACGATCCCGGCCGCTTTGATCTCGGGGCAACCGACTGACGTGGTCTTCTACGGCGGAGGATTGGCAGCGCCGACGGGCGTGTGGTGGAGCATGCCCACCGAAGCAGCTTTGACCCCGGCCTTGGAAAAGAATGGCACCGAAGCCGGCCAGGTCAGCTATCGGGTTACTGTTCCCCCGACGGTGCCTGTCGGCATTTACGGGCTGCGGCTGGCCACCGGCCAAGGAATCTCGAACGTGCGATTGGTAATGGTCGACGACCTGCCGAGCGCTTTGGACAACAGCAGCAATAAAACCATCGCCACGGCGCAGGAACTCGCACTGCCCAGCGCGGTCGACGGCGCGTGCGAGGCCGAAAGCTTCGACTACTACAAGTTCCAAGGCGTGGCTGGGCAGCGGGTGACGGCCGAGGTCGTGGCCCGACGTTTGGGCTATCCGTTGGACCCAGTCCTGCGGCTATTGGACGCGAGCGGGCGCGAGCTGGCGTATAGCGACGATGCCCCCGGCATTGGGGCCGACTGCCGGTTGGCTTACACGCTGCCAGCGGCGGGAACCTATTACTTCGAGCTGCGCGACATCCGGTACCAAGGGGGCGGAACGCACCGCTATCGGTTGCGATTGGGGAACTTCCCGCTGTCGGTGACTGCATACCCGTTGGGCGGACGACGCGGGAGCGGAGCCAAGGTCGAACTGGCCGGATATTCGACCGAGGAGCTGCCCTCGTTCACCGTGCCGATACCGAGTGATGGTTCGGCCGATCGATTGGCCATTGCCGCACGGTTTCCGCGCGGACAAGGCTCGGCGATGGTCAACCTGGCCACCGATGGATTGACCGAGCAGATCGAGTTTGAACCGAACGACACACCCGAGACCGCGGCGCCGCTGGTTTTGCCATCAGCGCTGAATGGCCGTTTCGACGTGCCGAAGGACCGCGACTATTACCAGTTCGAGGCCAAGCAGGGTCAGCGTTGGATCTTCACCGGCAAGACACGCAGCCTCGGTTCGCCGAGCGACTTGTACCTGCGGATGCTCAAGGCCGACGGCGGCCAGGTGGCCGAAGCCGAGGACACCGCCGGGGATGAAGGCGTGCTGGATTTCACCGCCCCGGCCGATGGCGTATATCGACTGCTGGTCGAAGACCTGCTGCGGCGCGGCGGACCTGAGTATGTCTATCGCATCGAGGCGGAGCCTTATCGGGCTGGGTTTGCCTTGGCCGTAGAAGCCGAAAAGCTCGAAGCGCCCAAGGCGGGCGTGTTCGTGGCTAAGGTGACCTGTGCCCGGCGCGACTACAACGGCCCCATCACTCTCTCTGTGCAAGGCGCCCCGGAGGGGCTGACCTTGGCCGGTAACACGATTGCCGAAGGGGGCAAAGATACGGTGTTGCGGGTAACGTTGCCGGCGTCGCTCGAGCCGGGGTTGTGCGCCAATATCCGCATCGCCGGCCAGGCGAAGATCGGCGAGGCCGATTTCCGCACCGTGGCCTCGACGCTCGTTCCGCTGAAGGCGGCCTTCAACGGTTGGGCCTATCCACCTGCGAATTTGGACGGCTTGATCGGGCTGGGGGTTGGTCCGGTGTTTGCCGAATTCTTTCAGATCTCGGCCCCGGCTACGACGGTGCCGCTGCCGCAAATTGTCGCCACCAATAGTTTCAAGGTGGCGGCCAACCGATTGAACAAGTTCGACGACAAGATCGACCTGGCCGTCGAGGGGCTTCCGCCCGGCGTGACGGCCAAGGCCGCGGCGATCGAAAAAGGGAAGCCTGACGCCACGATCGAACTATCGGGTCCGCTGGCGATGGCCGAGGGAGACTATCCGTTCCGCGTGACCGCGGCGGCAACGTTCCAAAATCAGCCGCAGCGGGCCGCGATCGAGAACCTGGTGCTACGCGTGGTAAAGCCGATTCAGCTGGCAGCTACTCCCGCCGGCCCGTTAGCCGCGGGAGGAAAGCAGACGATCGGCGTGAAGCTGACCCGTTTTGGCGACGCCAATGGCCCGGTCACGATTCGCTTTCGCTCGCTGCCACCAGGCATAACGGGTCCGGCCGAAGTGACGGTGCCGGAAGGACAAAACGACGTGGCGTTGGAACTCGCAGCCGCGGCCGACGCCTACGCCGGCAAAGCAGCGCTCGCGCTAACGGCCACGACCAAAGTCAAAGATCGTGCGATCAGCTTGGAGAGTGATCCGGTGACACTGGAGATCACCCGGCCGTAA
- a CDS encoding DUF1501 domain-containing protein, producing MPSPKPSTARVHGCAEFLQARQLGRRRILQAGCLSALGIGLDSLWARQAMAASPGAAALAGFGRAKACIFMFMWGGPSQLDTFDPKPDAPAEIRGSFRPISTSVPGVQISEHFQRVARLADRLAIVRSLSHSDPAHLSSGHTALTGHLAPVINSDAEPPSNRDTPHVGSVVARMRATSTGQPADRAVPPFVTLPWLAMHPAAPGGRAPGQNGGWLGSRYDPMLLSGDPNATDWRVTELALHDDINLPRLESRQSLLSLIDQQRHIAERAADAGTDSFKQQALGLLGSPAARQAFDLSAEPAAVRDAYGRNIHGQSVLLARRLVEHGVSLVSINWHNDGRNFWDTHGNNFNRLKDDLIPPADQALAALLSDLEQRGLLDETIVAWVGEFGRKPQIANGSAGRDHWPRCYSGLLAGGGIHGGAVYGASDVHAAYPAELPTTPQDYAATIYHALGIDPAMQLADRFGRPLSICQGRALLPLFT from the coding sequence ATGCCTTCCCCGAAACCATCCACCGCACGCGTTCACGGCTGCGCTGAATTTCTTCAGGCGCGGCAGTTGGGACGCCGGCGCATTTTGCAAGCCGGGTGCCTGAGCGCCCTGGGAATAGGGCTCGATTCGTTGTGGGCACGCCAGGCTATGGCGGCGTCGCCAGGCGCCGCGGCATTAGCAGGCTTCGGACGAGCCAAGGCCTGCATCTTTATGTTCATGTGGGGCGGACCGAGCCAGCTCGATACGTTCGATCCCAAGCCCGACGCGCCTGCCGAAATCCGCGGCTCGTTCCGACCGATTTCCACCAGCGTGCCCGGCGTACAGATCAGTGAGCATTTTCAGCGCGTTGCCAGGCTCGCGGATCGGCTGGCGATCGTGCGGTCTTTGTCGCACAGCGATCCGGCGCATCTGTCGAGTGGCCACACGGCACTGACCGGCCACTTGGCGCCGGTGATCAACAGTGATGCTGAGCCACCTAGCAATCGTGATACCCCGCACGTCGGTTCGGTGGTCGCCCGCATGCGCGCAACGTCCACCGGGCAGCCTGCCGATCGCGCGGTTCCACCGTTTGTGACTTTGCCGTGGCTGGCCATGCACCCGGCGGCTCCGGGCGGTAGGGCCCCCGGACAGAATGGCGGCTGGCTCGGCTCGCGTTACGATCCGATGCTGTTGAGTGGCGACCCCAATGCCACGGACTGGCGCGTTACCGAACTGGCGCTACACGACGACATCAACCTGCCTCGTCTGGAGAGCCGGCAATCGCTGTTGTCGCTGATCGACCAGCAGCGCCATATCGCCGAGAGGGCGGCCGATGCCGGAACCGATAGTTTCAAGCAACAGGCGCTCGGGTTGTTGGGCTCGCCAGCGGCCCGGCAAGCGTTTGATCTTTCGGCCGAGCCCGCCGCGGTTCGCGACGCCTACGGCCGCAACATTCACGGGCAGTCGGTATTGCTGGCGCGACGGTTGGTCGAGCACGGCGTGTCGTTGGTCTCGATCAATTGGCACAACGACGGCCGGAACTTCTGGGACACACACGGCAATAACTTCAACCGCTTGAAGGACGACCTGATACCGCCGGCCGACCAGGCGTTGGCCGCCCTGCTCTCGGATCTGGAACAACGGGGCCTGCTGGACGAGACGATCGTAGCCTGGGTCGGCGAGTTCGGACGCAAGCCGCAGATCGCCAACGGCAGTGCTGGGCGGGACCATTGGCCGCGCTGCTACAGCGGACTGCTGGCCGGCGGCGGCATACACGGGGGCGCGGTCTACGGCGCCAGCGACGTTCACGCGGCGTACCCGGCCGAGCTTCCCACCACTCCGCAGGACTACGCGGCCACGATCTATCACGCCTTGGGGATCGACCCGGCGATGCAGCTGGCGGATCGCTTTGGACGCCCACTATCGATCTGCCAGGGGCGCGCTCTCTTACCCCTCTTCACATAG
- a CDS encoding NIPSNAP family protein gives MIVRTFKRPTVITILTLLAGLVVSILINQPPKPATADDTTASASAPSGERFFEMRTYIANEGKLADLHKRFRDHTNRLFQKHGMTLVGYWTPEPDAKGELTPEAANTLVYILAYPSREAREASWKAFMADPEWQAAYKESHKNGALVGKVISQFLKPTDYSPIK, from the coding sequence ATGATCGTTCGCACCTTCAAGCGGCCCACGGTTATAACAATCTTGACGCTGCTGGCCGGGCTCGTGGTTTCGATCTTGATCAACCAGCCCCCCAAGCCCGCCACCGCGGACGACACCACGGCTTCGGCCTCGGCGCCGTCGGGCGAGCGATTCTTCGAGATGCGGACCTACATTGCCAACGAGGGGAAGCTGGCCGACCTGCACAAGCGCTTTCGTGATCACACGAACCGCTTGTTTCAGAAGCACGGCATGACGCTGGTCGGCTACTGGACCCCCGAGCCCGACGCCAAGGGCGAGCTGACACCCGAAGCCGCCAACACCCTGGTCTACATCCTGGCGTATCCCAGCCGCGAGGCTCGCGAAGCCTCGTGGAAGGCCTTCATGGCCGACCCCGAATGGCAAGCCGCCTACAAGGAGTCGCACAAGAACGGCGCGCTCGTGGGCAAGGTCATCTCGCAGTTCCTCAAGCCGACCGACTACTCGCCCATCAAGTAG
- a CDS encoding zinc metallopeptidase, with product MFFFDIHYLMYLAPAILLAMWAQMRVHSAYAQAQQQPAPLSGAAAARHVLDSAGLQDVQIEQIPGQLSDHYDPRQKVLRLSQDVYQSRSLAAVGIAAHEAGHAIQDARHYAPLTIRNAAVPVANFGSGFSFVLFFIGMFAHLPMLITAGIILFAGVVFFQVVNLPVEFDASNRAKEQLVALGIADRDQMVYVNRVLNAAAWTYVAATLQSVLTLLYLISRSSGSRD from the coding sequence ATGTTCTTTTTTGATATTCACTATTTGATGTATTTGGCGCCGGCGATCTTACTGGCCATGTGGGCCCAGATGCGGGTGCATTCGGCCTATGCCCAGGCACAGCAGCAGCCGGCTCCGTTGAGCGGCGCGGCGGCGGCCCGCCATGTGCTGGACTCGGCCGGTTTGCAAGACGTGCAAATCGAACAGATCCCGGGCCAGCTGAGCGACCATTACGACCCGCGGCAGAAAGTGCTGCGACTGAGCCAGGACGTGTACCAGAGCCGGTCGCTGGCGGCCGTCGGCATTGCAGCCCACGAAGCAGGACATGCGATCCAGGATGCCCGTCATTATGCACCGCTGACGATTCGCAACGCGGCAGTGCCGGTGGCGAACTTTGGCAGCGGCTTTAGCTTCGTGCTGTTTTTTATCGGCATGTTCGCACATTTGCCGATGTTGATCACCGCCGGCATCATACTGTTCGCTGGCGTGGTGTTCTTTCAGGTCGTGAACTTGCCAGTCGAATTCGATGCCAGCAATCGCGCCAAGGAACAATTGGTGGCGTTGGGCATCGCCGACCGGGACCAGATGGTCTATGTGAATCGCGTCCTGAACGCGGCTGCCTGGACCTACGTCGCGGCGACATTGCAGTCGGTCCTGACGCTGCTGTACCTGATCAGTCGTTCCAGCGGCAGCCGCGACTAG